AATGTCGACTACTGGAAAGCCGACAGAGCAAACCAATGCAATCATCGATGAGGCTTTGGCTTCTTTTGACAGCCTGATTGCTAAAGTCAATGCTAAAAAAACAGGAAATACCAAAGCACATTTCAAGCAAATCAGCACTGAATTGGAACAATCTGCTACTCAGCTTATTGCTAAAATCAACGCATTATAATTACTTTTTTCGGTAAAATTTGCCACTTTTTTTTTGGTAATTAGAAAATCAAAATTATATTTGCACCGTTAATAAGCCGCCGGTGTAGCTCAGTTGGCTAGAGCAGCTGATTTGTAATCAGCAGGTCGTGGGTTCGAGTCCCTCTATCGGCTCCAAAAACCATCACTTTATGTGGTGGTTTTTTTTGCTATAATTTTGCATAAAAAAACCATCCTTTTTAGGGATGGTCTTGTTTTTTACAAGCGGAATATTAATTATTGCTGCTCTGCCTTTTTTCTTTCGTTATAGTATTGCGTTAGTTTTTTTCCGTAGTAAGAATTGGCTACTTTCGGTGTCAGGGCTTTGCGGATCCTGTCCAGCAACACCACCGTCGCATTTTCGTTGATTTCAGAAAGCACAATATAGGGCGCTATCTCATGGTCTTTATTGTTCAGGGCGAATTGTGCGGCATAAAGGTATTTGCGTTTCAGGACATAATCCTGTACACGGGCAATACTGTCTGCATTCACAGCTACTTTAGCGTGCTGTTTTCTCAAAAGCAATTCGGTGATATCGAGATTCTGGGACGTAAAGCGGTCATTCACTTTTTTATAGTCGTCGAGCAGCTGCTGGTTTTTGGAACCGGTGATTTTGGCCTGGGCATAAAATTGCTCCAGTGTTGTTTCGATGTTCATTTTTCCCGCTTCCGCAAAAAACGGTAGCCTGTCATCAATCGAATTGGTCTTGCCGCGGTCAAGGACGATATAATACATTTCAGGCGATTTGATGTCGAGCCAGCTTTCAAAATGGGAATCGCCGTCAATTTTAATCGTATCGACCGATACGAATGAGGAGTCGCCAAGCCT
This genomic stretch from Flavobacterium pallidum harbors:
- a CDS encoding DUF4369 domain-containing protein — translated: MKKILGAMAVCLLLLSCQKEKPKGNLHLTGNIEGLKKGTLYITRLGDSSFVSVDTIKIDGDSHFESWLDIKSPEMYYIVLDRGKTNSIDDRLPFFAEAGKMNIETTLEQFYAQAKITGSKNQQLLDDYKKVNDRFTSQNLDITELLLRKQHAKVAVNADSIARVQDYVLKRKYLYAAQFALNNKDHEIAPYIVLSEINENATVVLLDRIRKALTPKVANSYYGKKLTQYYNERKKAEQQ